The window TCCTCACGCCTGAGCACTCGTTCCGCGACTTGGCGATCCCCCACGGCTTCGAAGAGGCGACCACCGAGCTCTTAGTCGACATGGCCTGGCTCGTGGCGGGCTACCAGATGCGGTCGAACAAATCGCCTCGCCCGCTGCGGTACGTCGAAGCGGCCGACGGCGACGAGCCCCCGCAGGTCGATTACCGCCGCGCAATCGACGCTCAGTTCGGCATGGTGCTACAGCGCGATCCGGAGCCCGACGAAGTCCGCGATCTGCTGGCACTCGGCCGGCGCACCGAGCGCGAAGCCGGCCGACGGCAGGCCTTACAAACCGTTCTCACCGCCGTGCTCGCGATGCCCGAGGCCGTTTTTCGCGTCGAAACCGGCGCCGGAACGCCCGACTCACTCGGCCGCGTTCGACTCTCGCCCCGCGAAACCGCCTTCGCCATCAGCTACGCGCTCACTGACGATCCGCCCGACGCCACGCTCCGGGCCGCCGCGGCCGAAGGCAAGCTCGCGACCACCGACGACGTTCGCCGCGAAGTGACCCGCTTGCTCGGCGACGAATCGACCGACAAGCCCCGCCTGCTCCGCTTCTTCCGCGAGTACTTCGAATACACGCGCCGCCAGGAGGTGTTTAAGGACGGTCGGATCCGCAAGCACTACATCCCCGAGCAACTGGTCGAAGATGCCGACGCCTTGGTACTCTCGGTGCTGGCCGACGATCGCGACGTGCTCAAGCGGCTGCTGACCACGAACGAGTATTTCATCAATATCTGCCCCGGCGGGAAGATCGGCACGAACCGACCCGACCGCCGCCAGAAATGGTATTACGAGCTGTTCAATCTTTCGCGCGAGTGGACCTGGCAGAGCGAGCAGCCGATCAAGCTGCCGGCCGCCGAGCGCTCGGGCATCCTCACGCACCCGGCCTGGCTGATTGCTTTTTCCGACAACGAGAAGAACCAGGCGATCCAGCGGGGCAAGTGGATCCGCACGAACTTGCTCGGCGGCACCGTGCCCGACGTGCCGATCGGCGTCGACGCCCAATTGCCGACCGATCCGAAACTCTCGCTCCGCGAAAAGATGCAAGTCACGCGGCAGGAGTATTGCTGGAAATGCCACGAACGGATGGACCCGCTCGGGCTCCCCTTCGAGCACTGGGACGACTTTGGTATTTTCCGCGCGCGGGAACTTGATCGGCCGGTCGACATCACGGGCGAGATCCGATGTGGAGTCGCCGAACTCGACGGCCCGGTGACGGATTCATTCGAATACTTGCGGCGTTTGTCGGAGTCGCGGCACGTGGTGCAAGTGTTCGTTCGGCACGCCTTCCGCTACTGGATGGGCCGCAACGAAACCCTCGACGACGGGCCGACGCTGATCGACGCCGAAAAGGCCTACCTTGAAAGCGGCGGCAGCATGCAGGCCCTCGTCGGCGCGCTGCTGACTTCCGATTCGTTTCTCTATCGCCGCAACCGCACGACCGAGAGGCCGGAAGCCCAGGCACCGCCGTCGACGAAAACAAGCACTCCACCGCGAAACCGGGAAAAACCGAAAACGCCATGACAACTCGCCTCGCGCGTCGCGACGTTCTGAAAGGTTTTTCGCTCGGTGCCGGCGGCCTGGTGCTGCAGCCGTTCGTCGAGCGGTTGGCCCGCGCGGCCGACGGCGAGCTGCCGCCGACCCGCTTCCTGTTCGTCGTCGAAGGAAACGGCGTGCCGCCGCGGCAGCTCCATCCGGAGAAACTGCCGTGGTTGGAACGCGAAGCTCGCGACAAAGTCGCGGTACACGCGCTCAGTGATATCCCCTTGCCGCCGGCGCTCGCGCCGGTCGAGCCGTTCAAAGACCGCTTGGCGATCATTCAAGGTCTCTCGGGCCGAATGTGCACCGGAGGCCACTCGAGCGACCACGGCGCGCTCGGCGCCTATTATGCCAACAGCGGCCGCAACATCGTCGGCCCGACGATCGACGGTCTCTTGGGCCGAACCTTCCCCGGCATTTTTTCCAACGTCGTGCTAGGCATCGCCTCCGACGCCGAACAGTCGGTCATCTTCAATTGCTCGGCCGATGCCCCGGGCCGAAGCCTGCCGACGATCTGCCGCCCCGACATCGCCTACTCCCGCCTGTTCGGCAGCGTCGCCGAAGGAGAGGCCAAGGCGAGTTTTTCCGCCCGCCGCAACTTGCTCGACTACATGCAAGGCGACGTCCGCCGCGTGCGCAACCGGCTCGGCTCGGTCGACCGCGAAAAGTTCGACTCGCTGCTCGGGGCCTACGAAAGCCTCTCCAAGACTTCCGAGCGCCTGGTCGGGGCTCGCGAGCGGCTCCAGCGTGCGGCACCCACGGTAACCGACAAGTACGCCTCGGCCGTCGAGACCGACCGCCTCGACGCCCACTTCGACTTAGCGGCCGCTTCGATGATCGGCGGCCTGACGAACGTGGCGACGATCGCCTCGGGGGTCGGCTTCCCGTATTTCAACGTTTTGTTCAACGGCCTGGGAATCGAGCTGCAAAAGCATCAGATCGGTCACTTGCTCTACAACGAAGACGACCGCACCGGCTGGGAGCTGGCCCAGAAAATCCGGGCCTTCCATTTCGGGCTGATCGCGCGCTTCATGCAGAAGCTCAACGAGGTGCCGGAAGGGGACGGCACGATGCTCGACAACACGGTGGTGGTCTACCTGAGCGACGCGGCCGAAACGCACCACAGCCGCTGCTTCGAATGGCCGATGGTGGTACTAGGCGGCGCACGAGGCAAGTTGAAAACAGGCGGCCGCTACATTCAATTGCCCGACTACGGCAAACCAAACCACCGCACGATCAACACGCTCTACAACACGCTGCTTTACGCCGCGGGCAAACCGCGCGACGACTTCGGCAGCCCCGACCCGAACCTCGAAGAACCCGCCTACCGCGGCCCCCTGGCGGAACTGTCTTAGCTAGCCCTGCTAGCCCTGCCTGCCCTGAGCTTGTCGAAGGGGAGCGTCACAGTTATGCAACTGCCGGCGGCGTGCTCGGCTGGACGAGCTCCGGCACGCTGAAGGCGTGCGATAAGATAGCCCAGGGTCGCGGTACTCCGCGCACCCTGGGTACCGATACCGATTACGCGCGCCCCTCTCCCCGCGAGAAGGACAATTCTTCGCGTCGGCGAGATCGGGGAGAGGGAGCAACTAAGGCCGCCGAGCGGTAGCGAGGAAGCAGGCCGCAGGCGGTAGTTTGACGCGAAGCGTCTGAAGGCCGGGTGAGGGCGAAACCCTTCGAGGCCGGAGGCCGAGCCGTCCGGCCGCGGCTTCCGGCCGCGGCATTCCTGAAGCCGGCACTTACATAATGCTGGTCAGCGACGGGAGTTCTTCAATGGCCCCGCGCCGCCGCCGGTCGAAAGAATGTAGGGCGGGTCAAGCGGCAAGTCGGTTCACCAGGCGAACTCGGACAATGCCGCGCTGACCCGCCGTAGAGTTAGGCTGGCGGCGACTTCGAGCTCCCACCGCAATCAACGCAGCAAGCTCCGGGCGACACCTCCCAGAGCGTCGGCACGCGTTAAATCGCCCCCTTCCCCGTCGCCGTAGAATCGATTCATCCCGAATCGTTCTAGTCCCACGGTGACGCCGGTGAAACTCTTCTACGACGAGTTCGATCTGCCGATCGCGGCCAAGCTGCGCGACCCGCGCCTCGCCTGGCTCCTCGAACTCGGTGCCGAAGAGATCTCACGCGCCGCTGTCGACGACGAAGGTTTCTTGTTCGCCTACCAGCACGGCGACGACGCCCGCTACCGCGAGCTGGTCGCTGATCGACCGCGAATTTTCGACCGCCCTGAGACGCGGGCCGAGTTGTTTCGGCTCGACGCCGTGCTCGAGCGACTCGCCGATCGGGGCGTCGACATGCCTACGCCCCGCACCTGGAAACTCGAGGTCGACGATCCGCCGCCGGCCGATCTGACGTTTCCGCTATTCGTCCGAACTCCGAAATCGTCGTGGAAGCGGGGGGGCACGCAGGCCCGCGCGCGGAACCTGAAGGAACTCGACGACGAGATCGATCTCCTACGCCGGGCGTTCGGTTGGGATATGCCGATTTTGGCTCGCGAGTGGATCGACGTGGCCGTGGCGGGCAAGTATATGTTCGGCGACGCACCGCAGGAGGTTCGGGTCTGGCTCGTCGATGGTCGGCCGGTTGCCTGGTCGTTCCACTATCTGCACGTCGTCGCCACGCCGCGCGGCTTTCCTCTGAAGCCGAACGACACCGATCAACTGGCCGACATGGCCGCAAAAATCGGCGCGGCGTTCGACGCACGGCTGGTCGTTGCCGACTTTATTCGCGACCGCGCCGGAAAATGGTGGTTCTTAGAAGCGGGCCCCGGCTCGGCCGCCGGCACGGCGCACCAGGAAGTGTTCCAATACGTCGCCCGCCGCCTCCGCGGCGAGAATCCGCCGCTGGTAGGCGACGCGGTAGGCGCGAGCTTCTAGCGGAGGCCGAACCGCCGCTTCGAAAACGTGTCTATCGAGCGGGCCTGCCTTGTCTGCCCTGCGCATGGCCGAAGAGAGGCCGTCGGACGGAGCGTAAACAACCGGAGTCCTGATCGCGGCGCACGACATGCCCTCCACCTAACAGCGAACCTATCGCCGATGATCGCGGCCCTCGACGTCCATTACGACGATCGCATGGCCGGCGCCACCGGCGCCGCGGTGCTGTTCGTAGCCCGGGCCGACGCAAAACCGCACTCCGAGCACGTCGTCCGTACGAGGTTTCAGCGTGCGAGTCGTTGCTACGCGCAACTCCTTATGTGTTCAAGGGTCGGCGGCGCTGGAATGGCGGAAAGTGCTGAATCGGGGCGTGGGCCGAGTCCCGACCTCCCGACCCCCTTTTCTTCACCATGATCCCGTCTGATTGAAGGCCCGGAATGCCAAATCCTCGGCACGTTTCAATTCTGGACTCGACTCGTAATAATGGACGCAACTTCCCTATGCCGTCGCTTGCGCATTATGTTTTGACTTTAAGGACGTCCTCGCATGCCAGACACAGCTCCCCATCTGAGGATTGAACTGTTTCCGGCCGCAGATGGCGATGCACTATTGCTTCAGTTCCGTGACGCAACATCCACCATTAATATTCTCGTGGACGGAGGCCCTCGAAGGACATTCGCGAATTCGCTAGAAGCTCGGCTGCATCAACTGCATTCCGAAGGACAGGCTTTGGCGGCAGTCATCGTCACACACATCGACACAGATCACATAGGAGGCATACTCGCCCTTTTGAAGGAAAATGGCCCGGCAGTGTCGCCACGTGTTATTCGAATAGATGATGTGTGGCACAACGGTTATCGACACCTTGCCTTACCCGGTCGTTCTCCCACGCAATCGGAAAAGCTCCGGGTGCTTTCGCAAACCTTCGCCTCCGAAGATAGCCCAACGGACGACATTAGCGTGCGCGAGGCAGACACTCTCGCTGCGCTAATAACTGCGTATGGATATGCATGGAACGGGGCCTACGGCGGCCGCGCAATTGTGGCCGGTGATACCGTCTCCCTAGCAAATACCATTCGCACAACAGTGCTTTCGCCAAATACTGAAGCCTTGGAACGGCTCGCGTACCAGTGGCGGCAATCACTATTAGAAATGGGCGTATCTCATGAAGCGGTTGATTGCCCGGCGTTTGCACACGCATTCGAAGCAAATCTGCTAAGCGCGCCAGACGCGCTGGATCTTGAAGCAACTATTTCAGCCGCTGACATGATAGAGCCTCCTCCCCCGGACACTTTTGTCGAGGACACATCGCCAACCAACGGTAGTTCCATGGCGTTTCTCATGGAGTGGCGACATCTACGACTCCTGCTTCTCGGCGACTCTTGGCCCAGTGTTGTTGAAAGCACATTAAAGACGTCGGTTACTGACCATCGCGCTTTTGATGTTGTAAAGGTGTCTCATCACGGCAGCCGCCACAACACTTCACCCTCTCTGTCCGAGCTAGCGGCATCGCGCCGCTATATTGTATCTACTGACGGTAGCAAGCACGCACTTCCAAATATCGAGTCTATGTTATGGCTTGCGGCCAAATCCGTGCCGAACGCCGCTTTCATCTTCAATTATAATACGGCGACTGCCACATGGATGGCCGATGAGCGGCTGACACGCCGATATGGACATCACACTACGATTGGCGACGGGGTGCGGTCGATAGCTATCACTGTCGCTGAGGGCATCCCAGATGGCACCTGACGCGCGCATGTTTCTTACGTCGGTCTGCCGTCTAACATGCGGTCCAGAGCAAGGAACTGCCTTTTTTGTTTTGCCAACCGTTGTTATGACCTGTAGGCATTGCGTCCTACCAGCACTCCTCGGACAGAGTGAAATCACCATTCACTTAAATGGCGAAAGCACAGTTGCACACATCATAGAGCCCTCGATTCCGATCGACCTCGATGCAGTCCTACTTCAGCTGTCGGAAGACTTCGAATCAAGCACATTGCTGCCGTTGGTGGCATCGCACCTTCCTTCTGGAATGTCCTGGTCGACATTTGGCTTTCCCCGCATCCGCGGTGAGCACGGTATGGCGATCGAAGGAACGGTGTCGCGTACGCTGCATTCTGATGACCTGCCGCGCGATGTCGAACTGACTTGCGGCGGAGTCGACCTACCTACAAATTACGGCGGGTTTTCGGGCGCTCCCATTGCCGTGCGTGGAACGGTCCGCGCAATGCTTCAAAAACGACTGGACGGGGGCCTTGGCGCGATTTC of the Planctomycetia bacterium genome contains:
- a CDS encoding DUF1588 domain-containing protein, whose product is LTPEHSFRDLAIPHGFEEATTELLVDMAWLVAGYQMRSNKSPRPLRYVEAADGDEPPQVDYRRAIDAQFGMVLQRDPEPDEVRDLLALGRRTEREAGRRQALQTVLTAVLAMPEAVFRVETGAGTPDSLGRVRLSPRETAFAISYALTDDPPDATLRAAAAEGKLATTDDVRREVTRLLGDESTDKPRLLRFFREYFEYTRRQEVFKDGRIRKHYIPEQLVEDADALVLSVLADDRDVLKRLLTTNEYFINICPGGKIGTNRPDRRQKWYYELFNLSREWTWQSEQPIKLPAAERSGILTHPAWLIAFSDNEKNQAIQRGKWIRTNLLGGTVPDVPIGVDAQLPTDPKLSLREKMQVTRQEYCWKCHERMDPLGLPFEHWDDFGIFRARELDRPVDITGEIRCGVAELDGPVTDSFEYLRRLSESRHVVQVFVRHAFRYWMGRNETLDDGPTLIDAEKAYLESGGSMQALVGALLTSDSFLYRRNRTTERPEAQAPPSTKTSTPPRNREKPKTP
- a CDS encoding MBL fold metallo-hydrolase, with product MPDTAPHLRIELFPAADGDALLLQFRDATSTINILVDGGPRRTFANSLEARLHQLHSEGQALAAVIVTHIDTDHIGGILALLKENGPAVSPRVIRIDDVWHNGYRHLALPGRSPTQSEKLRVLSQTFASEDSPTDDISVREADTLAALITAYGYAWNGAYGGRAIVAGDTVSLANTIRTTVLSPNTEALERLAYQWRQSLLEMGVSHEAVDCPAFAHAFEANLLSAPDALDLEATISAADMIEPPPPDTFVEDTSPTNGSSMAFLMEWRHLRLLLLGDSWPSVVESTLKTSVTDHRAFDVVKVSHHGSRHNTSPSLSELAASRRYIVSTDGSKHALPNIESMLWLAAKSVPNAAFIFNYNTATATWMADERLTRRYGHHTTIGDGVRSIAITVAEGIPDGT
- a CDS encoding DUF1552 domain-containing protein codes for the protein MTTRLARRDVLKGFSLGAGGLVLQPFVERLARAADGELPPTRFLFVVEGNGVPPRQLHPEKLPWLEREARDKVAVHALSDIPLPPALAPVEPFKDRLAIIQGLSGRMCTGGHSSDHGALGAYYANSGRNIVGPTIDGLLGRTFPGIFSNVVLGIASDAEQSVIFNCSADAPGRSLPTICRPDIAYSRLFGSVAEGEAKASFSARRNLLDYMQGDVRRVRNRLGSVDREKFDSLLGAYESLSKTSERLVGARERLQRAAPTVTDKYASAVETDRLDAHFDLAAASMIGGLTNVATIASGVGFPYFNVLFNGLGIELQKHQIGHLLYNEDDRTGWELAQKIRAFHFGLIARFMQKLNEVPEGDGTMLDNTVVVYLSDAAETHHSRCFEWPMVVLGGARGKLKTGGRYIQLPDYGKPNHRTINTLYNTLLYAAGKPRDDFGSPDPNLEEPAYRGPLAELS
- a CDS encoding ATP-grasp domain-containing protein, translating into MKLFYDEFDLPIAAKLRDPRLAWLLELGAEEISRAAVDDEGFLFAYQHGDDARYRELVADRPRIFDRPETRAELFRLDAVLERLADRGVDMPTPRTWKLEVDDPPPADLTFPLFVRTPKSSWKRGGTQARARNLKELDDEIDLLRRAFGWDMPILAREWIDVAVAGKYMFGDAPQEVRVWLVDGRPVAWSFHYLHVVATPRGFPLKPNDTDQLADMAAKIGAAFDARLVVADFIRDRAGKWWFLEAGPGSAAGTAHQEVFQYVARRLRGENPPLVGDAVGASF